The following proteins come from a genomic window of Legionella cherrii:
- a CDS encoding LysR substrate-binding domain-containing protein, whose amino-acid sequence MSLDTVTLQCFLAVAETKSFTKAAVRVGRTQSAVSQQIAKLEQLIEKPLILRGRELSLTPDGELFLGYAKKIYELHRESLDRFKAPELHGELRFGLPEDFASMFLSDVLVEFSRLHPRVMLNVECELTLNLIERFNHGDFDLILIKTNQRNQIAEGVDVWNESVDWVGKRELLTQLNKTTPIPLVLSPTPCVYRGNVIDSLESHHLNWRLVFSSQSYTGKMAAVRAGLGITAIQRSMIPNDLDRLDEDFLPKLNDIHVSLLKKKEHNKAIESLEFFLLKKLKH is encoded by the coding sequence ATGAGCCTTGATACCGTAACCTTACAATGCTTTTTGGCGGTTGCAGAAACCAAAAGTTTTACAAAAGCAGCCGTTCGGGTGGGACGCACTCAATCCGCAGTGAGTCAGCAGATTGCAAAACTGGAGCAGTTGATTGAAAAACCATTAATTCTTCGCGGACGCGAGTTGTCTCTGACCCCTGATGGTGAGCTTTTTTTAGGCTATGCCAAAAAAATTTATGAACTGCATCGTGAATCACTCGATCGATTTAAAGCCCCAGAACTTCATGGGGAACTTCGTTTTGGTCTGCCTGAGGATTTTGCGTCAATGTTTTTATCGGATGTGTTGGTGGAGTTTTCACGCCTGCATCCACGGGTGATGCTGAATGTTGAGTGCGAACTGACTCTAAATTTAATCGAACGTTTTAACCACGGCGATTTTGATTTGATATTGATTAAAACCAATCAAAGAAATCAAATTGCTGAGGGTGTAGATGTGTGGAATGAGTCAGTCGATTGGGTGGGCAAGAGAGAGCTCCTCACTCAACTCAATAAAACCACACCCATTCCGCTAGTGCTCTCACCAACACCTTGCGTTTATCGTGGAAACGTGATTGATTCTCTAGAGAGCCACCATTTAAACTGGCGTCTCGTGTTCAGTAGTCAAAGCTATACTGGAAAAATGGCTGCGGTGCGTGCAGGGTTAGGCATTACTGCCATACAACGCAGCATGATTCCCAATGATCTTGACCGACTTGATGAGGATTTTTTACCTAAATTAAACGATATTCATGTATCCTTGCTAAAAAAGAAAGAGCACAATAAAGCAATCGAGTCCCTTGAGTTTTTTTTATTGAAAAAGTTAAAGCACTAG
- a CDS encoding proton-conducting transporter membrane subunit, whose translation MRNAVNTIILLLSGALLACPTLALFINCFSGRKRAASAARWAGVLIGFGFVIGVILLSCLRFSEMPVIYLLTSLNTLALLLCTLVLLVSFIVHRFSLRYMDGDRLYSRYFCTLSAITLSAVVMVLADNLFLFWCSWSLSNLLLIALMVHKSEWTAARNSGRLTLNTLLVGSIGLLAAFILITLSTDTASIQAINQKDIASSAVFVPAMTLMTLTALTQSAIWPFHRWLISSLNSPTPVSALMHAGLVNGGGILIVKFAPLFAASSHLLMTVFMLGTLSAFLGTIWKLMQHDIKKMLACSTLAQMGFMMMQCGLGLFAAAVAHLCWHGLFKAYLFLNSGSAIAQKRNEPKATGYNPLLFLIACSGGFLGMLGFAFMTNKPILSLQATSFLLVFAFIAGAQLMLTVMNNRLSIINTTLGLLMSSLAGLLYGASIHLIEALLPNLTQFYLPKLSILHLIALVLLVLPWLLFNLGFTKKIKESNFWCWLYMNLFNLSQPAPKTVTTLRSDYKY comes from the coding sequence ATGAGGAATGCTGTGAATACAATAATACTTCTTTTATCTGGCGCGCTTCTGGCATGCCCAACCCTCGCCCTGTTCATTAACTGTTTTAGTGGCAGGAAAAGAGCCGCCTCTGCCGCTCGCTGGGCAGGTGTATTGATTGGTTTTGGATTTGTAATCGGTGTTATTTTGTTAAGCTGCTTGCGCTTTTCAGAAATGCCGGTGATTTATCTACTCACCAGCCTTAATACCTTAGCCCTGTTATTGTGTACTTTAGTTTTATTGGTAAGCTTTATTGTTCATCGATTTTCACTAAGGTACATGGATGGCGACCGACTCTATTCGCGTTATTTTTGCACCCTCTCAGCAATTACGCTTAGTGCTGTAGTTATGGTTCTTGCCGATAACCTTTTTCTGTTTTGGTGCTCCTGGTCGCTAAGCAACCTCTTATTAATTGCTTTAATGGTTCACAAGAGCGAATGGACTGCGGCAAGAAATTCAGGCCGGCTCACCCTCAATACCTTGTTAGTAGGGAGTATCGGCTTGTTAGCCGCTTTTATCTTAATCACCTTAAGCACTGACACTGCATCCATTCAAGCGATAAATCAGAAAGATATAGCAAGTTCAGCAGTGTTTGTGCCAGCGATGACGTTGATGACACTCACGGCATTAACTCAATCTGCCATTTGGCCGTTTCATCGCTGGTTGATTAGCTCTTTGAATTCACCAACCCCTGTTTCCGCGCTGATGCATGCAGGCCTTGTCAACGGCGGTGGCATCCTCATTGTCAAATTTGCCCCGCTCTTTGCCGCATCGAGTCACTTACTCATGACTGTATTCATGCTTGGAACCCTCTCGGCATTTTTAGGAACCATTTGGAAGCTCATGCAGCATGACATCAAGAAAATGCTGGCTTGCTCAACTCTGGCGCAAATGGGATTTATGATGATGCAATGCGGTCTGGGATTATTTGCCGCCGCTGTAGCTCACTTGTGTTGGCATGGCTTATTTAAAGCTTATTTATTCCTCAATTCGGGCTCTGCGATTGCTCAAAAAAGGAATGAACCTAAAGCCACTGGATACAACCCGCTTCTCTTTTTAATTGCGTGCAGTGGCGGCTTCTTAGGCATGCTTGGTTTTGCGTTCATGACGAATAAGCCAATCCTGTCTCTGCAGGCAACCTCGTTCTTACTGGTATTTGCATTCATCGCAGGAGCACAACTGATGCTCACCGTAATGAACAATCGCTTGTCCATCATTAACACGACACTTGGACTCTTGATGTCTTCCTTAGCTGGTTTGCTATATGGAGCAAGCATTCATCTGATTGAAGCACTTCTTCCCAACTTAACCCAGTTTTACTTACCCAAGCTATCAATACTGCATCTGATTGCTTTAGTTCTACTTGTACTCCCCTGGCTGCTATTTAACCTTGGGTTTACGAAAAAAATTAAAGAATCAAATTTCTGGTGCTGGCTCTACATGAACTTATTCAATCTAAGCCAACCCGCCCCAAAAACGGTAACCACATTACGGTCTGATTATAAATACTAA
- a CDS encoding DUF2309 domain-containing protein, with translation MSRAKAMANKEKINEQPLKTTASVKTPNKRLEVRALVDNAAQRIAPVWPLETFIACNPLQGFEAQSFEEALAQGGFRRKEVARNRALENVNLQMIKWCGGFFDAGQGAIEMPYREKGFYFGFLKLACFDKKLHENKKEAKQWLMSLPESAEEAIILCLQKLNVPKEKAEEFITQTFLYLPGWAGFVKWKTHWHHPTTEEKIPVTLTDFLAVRLVITCLLWPEAGLEKKSEGDGSLVQDALKKIKSNEEHYEQALLKTLLPAVNQPATKTQRADAQLVFCIDVRSEPIRRAIEKLGNYETLGFAGFFGIPIRVQEFESGKTKDCCPVLLKPRYRVDEKPSAANKAFIEQHQQGKTIKSTLGKVYQELKYNFATPFALVETLGAWCGLKMVLQSLAPNYTKKTSQALNHLIVPQIHTEPSFELNEANLEQGIALSEQIDYAETVLRLMGLSSGFAKVIVLCGHGSSTENNPYASALDCGACGGNHGGINAKLLAAILNKTEVRRGLEDKGIHIPIDTVFYGALHNTTTDSIELYNLKSSKVIYPALLNQLLADLEEAKSSNNLERGRKLNSKHAEQDILRRSQDWSETRPEWGLARNAAFIVAPRSLTKNINLDGRCFLHSYDWEQDPEGSFLETILTAPMVVAQWINTQYLFSTLDNVAYGSGSKITHNVTGKMGIMQGNGSDLMHGLPLQSVMRSDKTPYHQPQRLLTVVHAPKALVSSIIERQAVLKTLFFNEWVHLIIIEPSDGQAYKLNQNGTWILAR, from the coding sequence ATGAGCAGAGCAAAAGCAATGGCGAATAAAGAGAAAATAAATGAGCAGCCTTTGAAAACAACGGCTTCAGTCAAAACGCCAAACAAGAGACTCGAAGTCCGTGCATTAGTGGATAACGCTGCCCAACGGATTGCCCCGGTTTGGCCGCTAGAAACGTTTATCGCATGCAACCCCTTACAAGGATTTGAAGCGCAAAGTTTTGAAGAGGCTTTAGCACAAGGCGGATTTCGACGAAAGGAAGTTGCCCGCAATCGTGCTTTAGAAAACGTCAACCTGCAGATGATTAAATGGTGTGGCGGTTTCTTTGATGCCGGACAAGGCGCTATTGAAATGCCCTATCGAGAAAAAGGGTTCTATTTTGGATTTTTGAAACTAGCGTGTTTTGACAAAAAACTTCATGAGAATAAGAAAGAGGCAAAACAATGGTTAATGAGCTTGCCTGAATCTGCTGAAGAGGCAATTATTCTTTGCCTGCAAAAACTTAATGTACCCAAAGAAAAAGCAGAGGAATTCATCACCCAAACCTTTCTTTATCTGCCAGGTTGGGCGGGTTTTGTGAAATGGAAAACTCACTGGCACCATCCAACAACAGAAGAAAAAATACCGGTTACACTCACTGACTTTCTTGCGGTGCGCCTGGTTATTACCTGTTTGCTCTGGCCTGAGGCTGGCCTGGAAAAAAAAAGCGAAGGAGATGGTTCTTTGGTTCAGGACGCTCTTAAAAAAATAAAAAGCAATGAAGAACACTACGAGCAGGCATTGCTAAAAACACTGTTACCTGCAGTCAATCAGCCGGCAACAAAGACTCAAAGAGCAGATGCGCAACTGGTGTTTTGTATTGATGTCCGCTCTGAACCTATTCGCAGAGCTATAGAGAAGCTGGGAAATTATGAAACTTTAGGATTTGCCGGCTTTTTTGGGATACCTATTCGTGTGCAAGAGTTTGAGAGTGGCAAAACAAAAGACTGTTGCCCAGTATTATTAAAACCCCGTTATCGTGTTGATGAAAAACCAAGCGCCGCAAATAAGGCCTTTATTGAACAACACCAACAGGGAAAGACGATTAAGAGCACCCTTGGCAAGGTCTATCAAGAATTAAAATATAATTTTGCAACGCCTTTTGCTTTGGTTGAAACCCTTGGGGCTTGGTGTGGCCTGAAGATGGTGCTGCAATCGTTAGCGCCTAACTATACCAAGAAAACAAGTCAAGCTTTAAATCACTTAATTGTCCCCCAAATCCATACAGAGCCCTCGTTTGAATTAAATGAGGCTAATTTGGAGCAAGGCATCGCGTTAAGCGAACAGATTGACTATGCCGAAACGGTATTACGCCTCATGGGGCTCTCTTCAGGTTTTGCAAAAGTCATTGTTCTTTGCGGTCATGGAAGTTCCACCGAAAATAATCCCTATGCATCGGCTCTAGATTGTGGTGCCTGCGGCGGGAATCATGGCGGCATTAACGCCAAACTATTGGCAGCAATTCTTAATAAAACGGAAGTAAGAAGGGGTTTAGAGGATAAAGGGATTCACATTCCAATCGATACCGTGTTTTATGGTGCTCTTCACAACACCACAACCGACTCTATTGAGCTTTATAACCTGAAATCAAGTAAAGTCATTTATCCCGCTCTGCTCAATCAGTTACTTGCCGATTTGGAGGAAGCAAAATCAAGCAATAATCTGGAACGGGGTCGCAAATTAAATTCAAAACATGCAGAACAAGACATTCTGCGAAGAAGTCAGGATTGGTCTGAAACACGCCCTGAATGGGGTCTTGCCCGCAATGCAGCTTTTATTGTGGCGCCACGTTCGTTAACCAAAAATATCAATCTTGATGGCCGATGCTTTTTACATTCCTATGACTGGGAACAAGACCCCGAAGGAAGCTTCCTGGAAACAATCCTCACTGCACCCATGGTGGTTGCTCAATGGATTAATACCCAATATTTATTTTCAACCCTCGATAATGTTGCTTACGGCAGTGGCAGCAAAATCACTCACAATGTCACCGGTAAAATGGGCATCATGCAAGGCAATGGCAGTGATTTAATGCATGGACTTCCTTTGCAATCAGTGATGAGAAGTGATAAAACCCCTTACCATCAGCCGCAACGCCTGTTGACTGTAGTTCATGCACCCAAAGCACTCGTCTCAAGCATTATTGAACGTCAAGCGGTTTTAAAAACATTGTTTTTCAATGAATGGGTTCATCTCATCATCATTGAACCAAGCGATGGTCAAGCCTACAAACTGAATCAAAATGGCACGTGGATTTTAGCTCGCTAA